Proteins from a genomic interval of Fusobacterium russii ATCC 25533:
- a CDS encoding aminopeptidase P family protein has protein sequence MFDRAVYTERRKRLRDKFKDGIILIPANNDSPLDCEANCYPFLQDATFRYYFGIDHPGLIGLIDLDNSEDIIFGNDYTMSDIIWMGKQKYLKELAMEVGVDKFIEKENLKEYLKNRKNIRFTNQYKTDMVMYISSLLNINPFEFDNYISFDLIEAIIEQRNIKYDLEIKEIENAVNITKEMHLAGMRNVKSGMKEYELVAEVQKEAKRGNAYFSFQTILTKNGQILHNHRHKNTLQNGDLVLLDCGAINENGYCGDMTTTFPVSGKFSVRQKTIHNIVRDMFDKAFSMARVGVFYRDVHLEVCKVMAENLKKLGLLKGNIDDLVTAGAHALFMPHGLGHMMGMTVHDMENFGEINVGYDEEIEKSKQFGLSSLRLGRRLKVGYVFTIEPGIYFIPDLFEKWKREKTHQEFLNYEEIEKYMDFGGIRMERDILITENGARILGDKFPRTADEIENFMASL, from the coding sequence ATGTTTGATAGAGCAGTATATACAGAAAGAAGAAAAAGATTAAGAGATAAATTTAAAGATGGTATAATTTTAATTCCTGCAAACAATGATTCCCCACTTGATTGTGAGGCAAATTGCTATCCTTTTTTACAAGATGCAACATTCAGATATTATTTTGGAATAGATCATCCGGGTCTAATTGGTCTAATTGATTTAGATAATTCCGAGGATATAATTTTTGGAAATGATTACACTATGTCGGATATTATCTGGATGGGAAAGCAAAAATATCTAAAAGAGCTGGCTATGGAAGTTGGAGTTGATAAATTTATTGAAAAGGAAAATTTAAAGGAATATTTGAAAAATAGAAAAAATATAAGATTCACTAATCAGTATAAAACAGATATGGTGATGTATATCAGCTCTTTACTGAACATAAATCCTTTTGAATTTGATAACTATATTTCTTTCGATTTGATAGAGGCTATAATTGAGCAAAGAAATATAAAATATGATTTAGAAATAAAAGAAATTGAAAATGCAGTGAATATCACAAAAGAAATGCATTTAGCAGGAATGAGGAATGTCAAATCCGGAATGAAAGAATATGAACTGGTTGCGGAAGTGCAAAAGGAAGCAAAAAGAGGAAATGCATATTTTTCATTTCAAACTATTTTAACAAAAAATGGGCAAATTCTTCATAACCATAGACATAAAAATACTTTACAGAATGGGGATTTAGTACTTTTAGACTGTGGTGCAATCAATGAAAATGGTTATTGCGGGGATATGACTACAACCTTTCCTGTAAGTGGGAAATTTAGTGTAAGACAGAAGACTATACATAATATAGTTAGAGATATGTTTGATAAAGCATTTTCTATGGCAAGAGTTGGAGTTTTCTATAGAGATGTGCATTTAGAAGTATGCAAGGTTATGGCTGAAAATTTAAAAAAATTAGGTCTATTAAAAGGAAATATAGATGATTTGGTTACAGCTGGAGCCCATGCACTTTTTATGCCCCATGGTTTAGGTCATATGATGGGAATGACAGTGCATGATATGGAAAATTTTGGAGAAATTAATGTTGGCTATGATGAAGAAATAGAAAAATCTAAACAATTTGGGCTTTCTTCACTAAGACTGGGAAGAAGACTAAAAGTAGGCTATGTTTTTACTATAGAGCCTGGAATATATTTTATTCCGGATTTATTTGAAAAGTGGAAAAGAGAAAAAACTCATCAGGAATTTTTAAATTATGAAGAAATAGAAAAATATATGGATTTTGGTGGTATTAGAATGGAAAGGGATATCTTAATCACTGAAAATGGAGCAAGGATATTGGGAGATAAATTCCCAAGAACTGCTGATGAAATAGAGAATTTTATGGCAAGTCTATAA
- a CDS encoding bactofilin family protein: MGIFSNDNGKKLKGEEAKNTSLTTTDENQVNSVCLISKETFIKGTIETASMFQLEGNLEGDIKGSSLVHIGVTGKVKGNINTESVLVDGEVFGEIDAERVEIGRNGRVFASIISDIFVIQEGGVFEGNKKTKVKPINEETKLELENKNDEDIEDKIEELGTEF; this comes from the coding sequence ATGGGAATATTTTCTAACGATAATGGGAAAAAATTAAAAGGAGAGGAAGCTAAGAACACAAGTCTGACAACAACAGATGAAAATCAAGTAAACAGTGTATGTTTAATATCTAAAGAAACCTTTATTAAGGGAACTATAGAAACAGCTTCGATGTTTCAATTAGAAGGAAATTTGGAAGGAGATATCAAAGGAAGCAGCTTAGTTCATATAGGTGTTACAGGAAAGGTGAAAGGGAATATAAACACTGAATCTGTTTTGGTCGATGGAGAAGTATTTGGAGAGATTGATGCTGAAAGAGTAGAAATCGGAAGAAATGGAAGAGTTTTTGCTAGTATTATATCGGATATCTTTGTTATACAAGAGGGCGGAGTATTTGAAGGAAATAAAAAGACTAAAGTTAAACCAATTAATGAAGAAACAAAATTGGAATTAGAAAATAAAAATGATGAAGATATTGAAGATAAGATAGAAGAATTAGGAACTGAATTTTAA
- a CDS encoding SPFH domain-containing protein encodes MFYIPFFVLLLVIVTLIALKAIKTIPESQVYIVEKLGKYSSTLHSGLNFINPFFDRVSRIVSLKEQVVDFEPQAVITKDNATMQIDTVVYFQITDPKLYTYGVERPISAIENLTATTLRNIIGDMTVDETLTSRDIINTKMRQELDEATDPWGIKVNRVELKSILPPNDIRVAMEKEMKAEREKRAKILEAQALRESAILVAEGEKRSAILRAEAEKEVRIKEAEGKAQAILEIQKAQAEAIKVLNSSKPEKEILALKSLETFEKVSNGQATKIIIPSEIQNLAGLIKSIKEID; translated from the coding sequence ATGTTTTACATTCCATTTTTTGTCTTATTATTGGTTATTGTAACTCTTATAGCTTTAAAGGCAATTAAGACAATACCAGAATCTCAAGTTTATATTGTGGAGAAATTAGGGAAATATTCTTCTACTCTGCATTCAGGTTTAAATTTTATCAATCCTTTTTTTGATAGAGTTTCAAGAATTGTTTCTTTGAAAGAACAAGTTGTCGATTTTGAGCCGCAGGCTGTTATCACTAAAGATAATGCAACTATGCAAATTGATACTGTTGTATATTTTCAAATAACTGACCCTAAACTTTATACTTATGGTGTGGAAAGACCTATTTCTGCCATTGAAAATTTAACTGCCACTACTCTAAGAAATATAATAGGGGATATGACAGTCGATGAAACGCTTACTTCAAGGGATATAATAAATACTAAAATGCGTCAAGAGCTAGATGAAGCAACAGATCCTTGGGGAATAAAGGTTAACAGAGTCGAGCTTAAATCTATTCTTCCTCCAAATGATATCCGAGTAGCAATGGAAAAGGAAATGAAAGCTGAAAGAGAAAAAAGAGCTAAAATCCTTGAAGCACAAGCTCTAAGAGAATCTGCCATCCTTGTTGCTGAAGGTGAAAAACGATCTGCTATTTTAAGAGCTGAAGCTGAAAAAGAGGTTAGAATAAAGGAAGCTGAAGGAAAGGCTCAAGCTATCTTGGAAATTCAAAAAGCTCAAGCTGAAGCAATAAAAGTACTTAATAGCTCTAAACCAGAAAAAGAAATTTTAGCTTTGAAATCTCTTGAAACATTTGAAAAAGTTTCTAATGGTCAGGCAACTAAAATTATAATTCCTAGTGAAATTCAAAACTTAGCTGGTTTAATAAAATCTATTAAAGAAATTGATTAA
- the nagE gene encoding N-acetylglucosamine-specific PTS transporter subunit IIBC — protein MFSYLQKIGKALMVPVAVLPAAAILMGIGYWIDPTGWGANSQLAAFLIKAGAAIIDNMAILFAIGVAYGLSKDKNGAAALTGLVAFQVVTTLLSTGAVAQITGTPIEEVSPAFGKINNQFIGILCGVISGELYNKFSNVELPKFLAFFSGKRFVPIITSAVMIFVSFILLYVWPVIFKGLVGFGTSIAKMGAVGAGIYGFLNRLLIPVGLHHALNSVFWFNVAGINDIGRFWGSPEVAYADLPAVLEGTYHVGMYQAGFFPIMMFGLLGACLAFIQTSKSENKAKIASIMMAAGFTSFFTGVTEPVEFAFMFVAPALYLLHAILTGVAVFLAASFNWMAGFGFSAGFIDFVFSVKNPNANNPFMLLVLGLVFFVIYYLVFVSAIKMFNLKTPGREDTDEEIIEEKNTKVSHSQLASSLIPLLGGAENIEEVDYCTTRLRLRVKESANVDEIKIKKLVPGILKPSKNAVQVIIGPQVEFIADEIKRLLGK, from the coding sequence ATGTTTAGTTATTTGCAAAAAATAGGAAAAGCATTAATGGTACCAGTTGCCGTTCTACCAGCTGCGGCAATACTTATGGGGATAGGATATTGGATAGATCCAACTGGTTGGGGTGCAAATAGCCAATTAGCAGCCTTTTTAATAAAGGCAGGAGCAGCTATTATTGACAATATGGCAATATTATTTGCTATTGGTGTAGCTTATGGTCTTTCTAAGGATAAAAATGGAGCAGCAGCCCTTACAGGTCTTGTAGCATTTCAGGTTGTTACTACCTTACTTTCAACAGGAGCAGTCGCACAGATAACAGGAACTCCGATTGAAGAAGTATCTCCGGCTTTTGGAAAAATAAATAATCAATTTATTGGAATACTTTGTGGAGTTATTTCAGGAGAATTATATAATAAATTTTCAAATGTGGAATTACCTAAATTTCTGGCATTCTTTAGTGGGAAAAGATTTGTTCCTATCATAACATCAGCTGTTATGATTTTTGTATCTTTCATATTACTATATGTATGGCCAGTAATATTTAAAGGATTAGTAGGTTTTGGAACAAGCATAGCTAAAATGGGGGCAGTTGGAGCTGGAATTTATGGTTTCTTAAATAGACTATTAATTCCGGTTGGTTTACACCATGCATTAAATTCAGTTTTCTGGTTTAATGTGGCAGGAATAAATGATATAGGAAGATTCTGGGGAAGTCCGGAAGTTGCTTATGCTGATTTACCGGCAGTATTAGAAGGAACATATCATGTTGGAATGTATCAAGCAGGTTTCTTCCCTATAATGATGTTCGGTCTTTTAGGTGCTTGTCTTGCTTTTATTCAAACATCAAAATCAGAAAATAAAGCTAAAATAGCTTCTATAATGATGGCTGCAGGATTTACAAGTTTCTTCACAGGAGTAACAGAACCAGTAGAATTTGCTTTTATGTTTGTTGCACCAGCTTTATATTTACTACATGCTATATTGACAGGAGTGGCAGTATTTTTAGCAGCCTCTTTTAATTGGATGGCAGGTTTTGGTTTCTCAGCAGGTTTTATAGACTTTGTTTTCTCTGTAAAAAATCCGAATGCGAATAATCCTTTTATGTTATTAGTTTTAGGTTTGGTGTTCTTTGTAATATATTATTTAGTTTTTGTTTCAGCAATAAAAATGTTTAATTTAAAAACTCCGGGTAGAGAAGATACAGATGAAGAAATCATAGAAGAAAAGAATACAAAGGTTTCTCATAGTCAGTTAGCTTCAAGTTTAATCCCTTTATTAGGTGGAGCTGAAAATATAGAGGAAGTTGATTATTGTACAACTAGATTGAGATTAAGAGTTAAAGAAAGTGCTAATGTAGATGAAATAAAAATAAAAAAATTGGTTCCAGGAATATTAAAACCATCAAAAAATGCAGTTCAAGTTATAATTGGACCACAGGTTGAATTCATAGCTGATGAAATTAAAAGATTATTGGGAAAATAA
- the citX gene encoding citrate lyase holo-[acyl-carrier protein] synthase, translated as MEGKEVGIEEILFSRERRALIQNQLIRKYNFPVISYTMNIPGSIKTNILIENAFNYGKNKLLKNLEENGIEILEIKELYEDTGNELFIVAKSDAEKLKEITVDIEDNEEIGRLFDMDVIDINIEKLSRNKFRKCFICDKQAQECGRSKEHSIEELQTRITELLELFRIKKQNN; from the coding sequence ATGGAAGGAAAAGAAGTTGGAATAGAAGAAATTTTATTTTCGCGAGAAAGAAGGGCTTTAATACAAAATCAATTGATTAGAAAATATAATTTTCCTGTTATATCTTATACTATGAATATTCCAGGCTCTATAAAAACAAATATATTGATAGAGAATGCCTTTAATTATGGTAAGAATAAACTCTTAAAAAATTTGGAGGAAAATGGAATAGAAATATTAGAAATTAAAGAGCTTTATGAAGATACAGGAAATGAATTATTTATTGTTGCAAAAAGTGATGCCGAAAAATTAAAAGAGATTACTGTTGACATAGAAGATAATGAAGAAATTGGAAGACTTTTTGATATGGATGTAATCGATATAAACATTGAGAAATTATCCAGAAATAAATTTAGAAAATGCTTTATTTGTGATAAACAAGCTCAAGAATGTGGAAGAAGTAAAGAGCATTCTATTGAGGAGTTACAGACTAGAATTACAGAATTGCTAGAATTATTTAGAATTAAAAAACAAAATAATTGA
- the fusA gene encoding elongation factor G codes for MKVYKTADIRNISLLGHRGSGKTTLIESLLYVKDYIKKKGDIEAGTTVSDFDKEEIRRLFSINTSLIPIEHEECKFNFLDTPGYFDFVGEVVSALRVSGSSILVLDATAGVEVGTEKAWRMLEERKLPRIIFINKMDKGYVNYPKLLAELKEKFGKKIAPFCIPIGEKEEFKGFVNVVDLKGRVFNGKECVDAPIPADIDISEVRNLLFEAIAETDEELMEKYFAGEEFTREEIIKGLHKGVVYGDIVPVIVGSASQGIGIHTLLDFIKLYMPCPTELFSGERIGKDPVTQVDKTVKITEENPFSAIVFKTLVDPFIGKISFFKVNSGILKKDMEVLNTSKNKKERIAQLITMQGNKQIELEALCAGDIGATTKLQYTQTGDTLCDKSLFVVFNKINFPKPNIFSGIVPAEKNDDEKLSTCLQRMMEEDPTFVVKRNYETKQLLIGGQGEKHTYIILCKIKNKFGVHATVEDVIVSYRETILGKAEVQGKHKKQSGGAGQFGDVFIRFEHSDKDFEFFDEIKGGVVPKNYIPAVEKGLIEAKEKGCLAGYPVINFKATLYDGSYHAVDSNELSFKLAAILAFKNGMEKAKPVLLEPVVKMEITIPEDYLGDVMGDINKRRGRVLGMEPNEYGEQVLFVEVPEAEILKYSIDLRALTQGRGEFSYDFVRYEELPENISKRIIEERAKDK; via the coding sequence ATGAAAGTTTATAAGACGGCTGATATTAGAAACATCTCTTTACTGGGGCACAGAGGTTCTGGAAAGACTACATTGATTGAATCTCTACTTTATGTTAAAGATTATATTAAAAAGAAAGGTGATATAGAAGCAGGAACTACAGTTTCAGATTTTGATAAGGAAGAAATTCGTAGATTATTTTCAATAAATACATCTCTTATACCTATTGAGCATGAAGAATGTAAATTTAATTTTTTAGACACTCCAGGATATTTTGACTTCGTAGGAGAAGTTGTTTCTGCACTTAGAGTTTCAGGTTCTTCAATCCTAGTTTTAGATGCTACGGCAGGGGTCGAAGTCGGAACAGAAAAAGCTTGGAGAATGCTCGAAGAAAGAAAATTACCAAGAATTATATTTATAAATAAAATGGATAAAGGCTATGTAAACTATCCTAAATTACTTGCAGAATTAAAAGAAAAATTCGGAAAGAAAATAGCACCATTTTGTATTCCGATTGGAGAAAAAGAAGAATTTAAAGGCTTTGTAAATGTAGTAGATTTAAAGGGAAGGGTTTTTAATGGAAAAGAATGTGTTGATGCACCTATTCCGGCTGATATTGATATATCTGAAGTAAGAAATCTTCTATTTGAAGCTATAGCGGAAACTGATGAAGAATTGATGGAAAAATATTTTGCAGGAGAAGAATTTACAAGAGAAGAAATCATAAAAGGTTTACATAAGGGAGTAGTATATGGAGATATAGTTCCAGTTATTGTCGGTTCAGCTTCTCAAGGAATAGGAATTCATACATTGCTTGATTTTATAAAATTATATATGCCATGTCCTACTGAACTTTTCAGTGGCGAAAGAATAGGAAAAGACCCTGTTACTCAAGTGGATAAGACAGTAAAAATAACAGAAGAAAATCCATTCTCAGCTATAGTTTTTAAAACTTTAGTTGACCCATTTATAGGTAAAATATCTTTCTTTAAAGTAAATTCAGGAATTCTAAAAAAAGATATGGAAGTTTTAAATACAAGTAAAAATAAAAAAGAAAGAATAGCACAGCTTATAACTATGCAGGGAAATAAACAAATTGAACTTGAAGCTCTATGTGCTGGAGATATTGGAGCAACAACAAAGCTTCAATATACTCAAACAGGAGATACTCTTTGTGATAAATCTCTATTTGTTGTGTTCAATAAGATAAATTTCCCTAAGCCAAATATTTTCTCTGGAATAGTTCCAGCTGAAAAAAATGATGATGAAAAATTAAGTACCTGTCTACAAAGGATGATGGAAGAAGATCCTACTTTTGTTGTAAAAAGAAACTATGAAACAAAACAACTTTTAATAGGTGGACAGGGAGAAAAGCACACTTATATTATTTTATGTAAGATAAAAAATAAATTTGGAGTTCATGCTACAGTTGAAGATGTTATAGTTTCTTATCGTGAAACTATACTTGGTAAAGCTGAAGTACAAGGAAAGCATAAAAAACAATCAGGTGGAGCAGGTCAATTTGGAGATGTCTTTATAAGATTTGAACATTCGGATAAAGATTTTGAATTTTTTGATGAGATAAAAGGTGGAGTAGTGCCTAAAAATTATATACCAGCAGTGGAAAAAGGACTTATAGAAGCTAAAGAAAAAGGCTGTCTGGCAGGATATCCAGTAATTAATTTTAAGGCGACTCTTTATGATGGAAGTTACCACGCTGTAGATTCTAATGAACTATCATTTAAATTAGCTGCAATACTTGCATTTAAAAATGGTATGGAAAAGGCGAAACCTGTTTTGCTAGAGCCAGTAGTGAAAATGGAAATTACGATTCCTGAAGACTATCTAGGTGATGTAATGGGAGATATAAACAAGAGAAGAGGAAGAGTTTTAGGTATGGAGCCAAATGAATATGGAGAACAAGTCCTTTTTGTTGAAGTTCCAGAAGCTGAAATTTTAAAATACTCAATAGATTTAAGAGCTCTAACTCAAGGTAGAGGAGAATTTTCTTATGATTTTGTAAGATATGAAGAATTACCTGAAAATATTTCAAAAAGAATTATAGAAGAAAGAGCTAAGGATAAATAA
- a CDS encoding NfeD family protein, with protein MGSTFWLILTFIFVALEIFIPALVTIWFAIAAFLTIGVAYFFQNLNVEILFFTALSILFIVFTRPYAKKYLLKNKENFDSSMVGTKINVEKVIDNSAEEKIYEVKFKGAIWTAISSDFFVQNDTAIISDFKGNKIIIKK; from the coding sequence ATGGGAAGTACATTTTGGCTTATTTTGACTTTTATTTTTGTTGCTCTTGAAATCTTTATTCCGGCTCTTGTAACAATTTGGTTTGCAATCGCTGCATTTTTAACTATTGGAGTTGCATACTTTTTCCAAAATCTAAATGTTGAAATTCTTTTTTTCACTGCTCTTTCTATATTGTTTATAGTTTTCACAAGACCATATGCTAAAAAATATCTTCTAAAAAATAAGGAAAATTTTGATTCTTCTATGGTAGGAACTAAAATTAATGTTGAGAAAGTAATTGATAATAGTGCTGAAGAGAAAATATATGAGGTAAAATTTAAAGGAGCTATTTGGACTGCAATAAGTTCTGATTTTTTTGTACAGAATGATACTGCAATCATAAGTGACTTTAAAGGTAATAAAATAATTATAAAAAAATAA
- a CDS encoding aspartate-semialdehyde dehydrogenase — translation MRIGILGATGAVGQQMLECLIEQNIAVTELKLLASARSVGKKYYFKGKEISVEEANEKSFEGLDVVLGAVESDMSKKFAPFINKAGAVYIDNSSAFRLDEDVPLIVPEINAEDALKHRGIIANPNCSTIIAMMAIYGVNKLSKITHIIASTYQAVSGAGINGIYELENQIKDILENKKIKSEVFSHQIAYNCIPKISEILSNDFTAEEMKMQNEGRKILHNPDLKVTCTCVRVPVMRSHSISLSFRTENELSKDEVINAIKNSTGVKFVELPELPTPLDTSNTDIVEVGRIREDEVIGGYALWCCGDQVRKGAATNAVQIIKCLKF, via the coding sequence ATGAGAATAGGAATATTAGGTGCTACAGGTGCTGTAGGACAACAAATGTTGGAATGCCTTATAGAACAAAATATAGCTGTAACAGAATTAAAATTACTGGCAAGTGCTAGAAGTGTCGGGAAAAAATATTATTTTAAAGGAAAGGAAATCTCAGTTGAAGAGGCAAATGAAAAATCATTTGAAGGCTTAGATGTTGTTTTAGGTGCTGTTGAAAGCGATATGTCTAAAAAATTTGCTCCTTTTATAAATAAAGCCGGAGCAGTCTATATAGATAACAGCAGTGCCTTCAGATTAGATGAAGATGTCCCTCTAATTGTACCTGAGATAAATGCTGAAGATGCTCTTAAACATAGAGGTATTATTGCAAATCCAAATTGCAGTACCATTATCGCAATGATGGCAATTTATGGAGTTAACAAACTTTCTAAAATTACACATATAATAGCGAGTACATATCAAGCTGTTTCCGGAGCAGGTATAAATGGAATTTATGAACTGGAAAATCAAATTAAAGATATTTTAGAAAATAAAAAAATCAAGTCTGAGGTTTTCTCTCATCAAATTGCTTATAATTGTATTCCAAAAATCTCGGAAATTTTATCCAATGATTTTACTGCCGAAGAGATGAAGATGCAAAATGAGGGTAGAAAAATTCTACATAACCCTGATTTGAAAGTTACTTGTACCTGTGTTAGAGTCCCTGTTATGAGAAGCCATAGCATATCATTAAGTTTTAGAACTGAAAATGAGCTTAGCAAGGATGAAGTTATAAATGCTATAAAGAATAGTACAGGTGTAAAATTTGTAGAATTGCCAGAACTTCCTACACCTTTAGATACTTCAAATACTGATATTGTTGAAGTTGGAAGAATTAGAGAAGATGAGGTTATAGGAGGCTATGCACTGTGGTGCTGTGGTGATCAAGTTAGAAAAGGGGCAGCAACTAATGCTGTTCAGATAATTAAATGCCTAAAATTTTAA
- a CDS encoding M23 family metallopeptidase: MNEKNKREVQRLEDLKKKKINEVLGIVEEEEKKKIDIRKFKKIFFVLIIIFIIFMLVFLSKKYIEYQQYIEDTRESIILAEKYKEEQIRKEEEERKIKEEEEEEKLRKEKELKDLKKLNFETINNLPDEKKEVMLNIIPSGNPLKKEAHINSPFGLRIHPVSGAKKMHEGVDIKLNVGDDVMSTAIGRVVFAGKKNGYGYVIVVEHMYGFQTAYAHLDKIYVKYGEIVGKGKVIAAGGNSGLSTGPHLHYEVRYNGIPIDPKNFMDWNKKEFNIVFENERSVPWEYFLTIMGKN, translated from the coding sequence ATGAATGAGAAAAATAAGAGAGAGGTACAGAGATTAGAAGACCTCAAAAAGAAGAAAATAAATGAAGTTCTTGGAATAGTTGAGGAAGAAGAAAAAAAGAAAATAGATATAAGGAAATTTAAAAAAATATTTTTTGTTCTTATTATAATTTTCATAATTTTTATGCTAGTTTTTTTATCTAAAAAATATATTGAATATCAACAATATATAGAGGATACAAGAGAAAGTATTATTTTAGCGGAAAAATATAAAGAAGAGCAAATAAGAAAAGAAGAAGAAGAAAGAAAAATAAAAGAAGAAGAAGAAGAGGAAAAGTTAAGAAAAGAAAAAGAACTAAAGGATTTAAAAAAACTTAATTTTGAAACTATAAATAATTTACCTGATGAAAAAAAAGAGGTTATGCTAAACATAATTCCAAGTGGGAATCCATTAAAAAAAGAAGCTCATATTAATAGCCCTTTTGGGCTGCGAATACATCCCGTAAGTGGAGCAAAGAAAATGCATGAGGGAGTTGATATAAAACTAAATGTTGGTGATGATGTTATGTCAACTGCTATAGGAAGGGTGGTTTTTGCAGGTAAAAAAAATGGATATGGCTATGTTATAGTAGTTGAACATATGTATGGCTTTCAAACTGCTTATGCACATTTAGATAAAATATATGTTAAATATGGAGAAATAGTTGGAAAGGGAAAAGTTATTGCTGCTGGGGGAAATTCTGGTTTATCAACCGGTCCACATTTACATTATGAAGTTAGATACAATGGGATACCTATAGATCCCAAAAATTTTATGGATTGGAATAAAAAAGAATTTAATATAGTTTTTGAAAATGAAAGGAGTGTGCCATGGGAATATTTTCTAACGATAATGGGAAAAAATTAA